The sequence GAATGCACTTCCTTAATAGCACAATAAATTGTGTCAGCTTGTGCACGTGGCataaatgatccaagccgtccacattGCATGGATCTGATACTGATCTGATGATCTATTGCTGTCCAGCTCAAAAAGAAATGATCAACGGCCCAAatccaacaatcaaaatcagatcGTTAAGAACCATCGGATCAGCATACTCTCCCCAtccacaatgggtcccacaacttGTAAGACACGTGTACCTTACATTAATCCTCACAATCGGAAAAATGAAGGGTTAAAATCGTCATTTTAAGAAGAAAAGTGAAATGTCGAGTTCTTACCGAAAGTAGCAGAACGAAACGTCGTCCAACCATCAACGAAACTCCGATTTCCCGAAATGATGGTAGCGTTCATCCCATCTCCAATCAACATCAgattccacttcttcttcttaatCTCCACATTCTCTCTGTAAACCCCTCTTTTCACGTATATCACATACCGGCGCACGTTATAATCCGGCGCTGCTAAGACGGCGTCATTAACCGACTTGAAATTCCCGCTCCCGTCCAGGGCCACCGTCACGTTCACCGCTACCGAACTCGCCGGCGCCTGTAACAACCGCCGTATTCCGCCGTAAATCCACGCCGGGGAGCCTCCGGAGCGCTTCTTGCCGGGGATCTGACGCACCATCTTCAGGACGTTGGCCACCACCGCCGTCGCCTCCTTGAGGGTGCCGGAGACAATGGATTTGACGATTCCATCAGTGCCGTCAAAGCCGTCGAGACACGTGTCCTGATTTCCCAGCGCCGCGCTCAGCCAGGCCTTGAGATCTGACGCGCGATCACCGGTGCCGTTAGATTTAACGGATTCTATCGCCGCTTGCGTCCACATTAGCTCGTCGGACGAGAGGTCGAGGAGGTCAGAGCAGTCGTTGACGGCGTTAAAGAGACGGAAGTTGTGAAAAGTGTGGGAAATTTTGGAGATGACGGAGACCGCTTTCTGTACTTCCACAATGGCCGTTTTGATGGACGTGGAGAAAACGGAGTTGGGAACGTTGAGGCAGTCGGTCTGGTAGTCAGGAGTTGGGAGCGAAACTGCAGGGttggagagaaggagaaagataaGGAAAAGGAGTAACGGCGTTAGAGGAGAAGCCATGTGGAGGAAACGGCGTAAGaggtgggtggagagagagacgAGGAAGGGAGTATTTGAAGGTGCAGGGGGAGACAGTGGAGGTGATTAAATGGAGGGAAATAAACGGCCAGGATGAATAGATCAGGGTCTGAGACTGGGGATCTTCGTCTTGTGTGCCAGCTTTCCTTCTTTAGTCGACACTGCTACCACCCTTACATTTaaagcaggaaaataaaaaagaaaatggtattCTAGAGAAAACTAAAAAGGGGGAGGGAGAATCAAAAGATTTTTCGGTTTGGCGACATGCATGCTGCTGCTGGGGACGGTTATGAAAGTGGGCCCGTACATCTGGCATTCAACCTGATGTGAACCGTTCATCTTGTGGGTGATAAGAGTTTTTTGGAGACTACGTGCGTGTTCGATTGATGAGAGAGGTTTGAATTGTGGACCCTTATTTATTCTCTTTGAAACGTGTACGCACATCTGCGGGCCGTTGATCTCTCTCTTCAATCAtgcggaagcggattaggtgagaccctggatcc is a genomic window of Magnolia sinica isolate HGM2019 chromosome 15, MsV1, whole genome shotgun sequence containing:
- the LOC131227549 gene encoding pectinesterase/pectinesterase inhibitor PPE8B-like — its product is MASPLTPLLLFLIFLLLSNPAVSLPTPDYQTDCLNVPNSVFSTSIKTAIVEVQKAVSVISKISHTFHNFRLFNAVNDCSDLLDLSSDELMWTQAAIESVKSNGTGDRASDLKAWLSAALGNQDTCLDGFDGTDGIVKSIVSGTLKEATAVVANVLKMVRQIPGKKRSGGSPAWIYGGIRRLLQAPASSVAVNVTVALDGSGNFKSVNDAVLAAPDYNVRRYVIYVKRGVYRENVEIKKKKWNLMLIGDGMNATIISGNRSFVDGWTTFRSATFAVSGRGFIARDMSFENTAGPEKHQAVAFRSDSDLSAYYRCGFYGYQDTLYAHSLRQFYRECRITGTVDFIFGDGAVVFQNCQILARKPLHNQKISITAQGRKDPDESTGFSIQFCNISADSDLLASPNASDTYLGRPWKPYSRTVFMQSYLDSVIEAEGWLEWEGDFALTTLYYGEYRNYGPGAGLSGRVKWPGYHMINDSAEANKFTVAQFIDGNLWLPETGVKYTSGLGV